Sequence from the Acidimicrobiia bacterium genome:
CCTGGTCGAGGAGAGGGGTTTCGACGTCGAGGGGATCGACTTCCGGGCGATGGTTCCGGTGTCGACCAGAGACGGGTCCGGCGCGGACCTCCCCGGCAACGCCGTCACCATGTGGCTGGTGCCGCTTCCCATCGACCTCGCCGGAGCCCGGGAGCGCCACGCCGCAGTCGTGGAGCGCACCACCCATCTCAAGGTCACCGATCAGGCCACCGGGGCCGCCCTGCTCACGCAGTCGGCGTCGTTCACGCCGTCGACGCTGCTGTCCCTGGCCGCCCGAGTGGCGGCGGCCACGATCCGGCCGTTCAACCTGACCGTCACCAACGTGCCCGGACCCCAGGTTCCGTTGCACCTGCTCTCTGCTCGACTGCGTCGGATCTTCCCGATGGTCCCCCTCTGGGTGAACCACGGACTCGGTGTGGCGCTGTTCTCTTACGACGGGACCCTCAACTGGGGGCTGGTGTCGGACTTCGACTCGGTACCCGACATCGACCGGTTTGCCGGCCACCTGCGGCGGGCACTCGACGAGCTGTTGGAAGCGGCAGGCTGAGCGACGCTCACCAGGAGCGATCGCCGATGGCGTACAGCCAGCCTTCGAGGGTGCCGACCAGGATGACGCCGTTGGGCGCCACCGCCGGGGAGGAGAGGATCGAGTAGGAGTCCTCGGGTCCCCACTGGCAGAACTCGGCCCCGAACTCGGGCGGGAAGGTCCCGGGCCCGCCATGGTCGCCGAGGAAGATTCTCCACTCGACCTGCCCTGTCACCACCGAGACCGCATAGAGGCCGCCGTCGTGGCGGGGAAGCACCACCTGGCCCGAGACCACGACCGGGGAGGGCCAGTGCGGGTAGCAGTACGAGCCGGTGACCGTGTCCCACACGGTGTCCCCGCTGAGGGCGTCGAGGGCGATCAGCCGGTCCGAGTAGGCCTCGCCGTAGACCAGGAGGTCGCCGACGTGGGCCGGCGAGGATCGGATGTTCCCCCAGTCGTTCTTGAGGCCGGCGGCATCGCGTGCCCGCCACACCTCATCGCCGGTTGCCTTGTCGAGGGCGGCGATGGCGGGCTCGGCGAACAGGTCCTCGCGCAGCAGGGTGATCACCACCAGGTCGCCGACGATGGTCGGTGCGGCGTAGATGCGGGCCAGCGCCCCGGCGGTGTCCTGGCTGCGCACCTCGCGGCGCCACACGATCTCGCCCGAGAGGTCGAACGCCACCACGTCGCGGTTCTCACCGGCCACGACGATGATCTCGCCATCCGTGCTGGCTCCGCCCCGGACCGCACCGTCCACCTGCTTCTGCCACAGGCGCGTGCCGGTGCGAATCTCGTAGGCGGTGACGTATCCGTCGGCATCGCCCACGACCACCATGTCGTCGATGACCAGGGGGTGGCCGAACACCGCCACCCCGAGCTGCTCCTCCCAAACCAGTTCCATGTCGGATGCCGACAGGCCCCAGACCCGACCCTCGTCTCCGGTGGCGACGACGATCCCGTTGCCGAAGGCCACACCGTTGACGTCATGGGTGGCCTGGAAGTAGGCCTTGCGCTCTCCCGTGCCGAGGTCGATGGCGTACACCCCGTCGAGACGGTCCGGGACTCCCTGGAGGACGCCCGCGCTCCCCACGTAGACGGTGTTGTTGGCCACGATCGGACTGTTCAGCCACCCGCTGATCCCCACCTCCTGGCTCCACATGATCTTGGGCGTGGTGATCGTCGGAGCGTCCGTGCACCCCTCTCTGGAGCCCGAGCCCTGGAAAGTGGGCCACTGCTCGGGCGTGGTCTCGCACTCGATGGATACTCCGGCGAGGAGGAGCCCGGCATCGTCCACTGCGACGCCCGCCGGCAGCAGGAGCGTGGGGATGGTGGCGTCTTCCAGCGTGAGCACCCTTCCCACGTCGTCGTCGGCGTCGCGAAACCCCCACCAGTAGATGGACACCGCCAGGAAGGCGACGATCACCAGGGGCAGCACGAGGCGCCCGATCCCGATGTCGCCCTCGAACCCGGCCACGGATCCGCGGGTGCGCCCGCCGTCGGTGAGGAAGCTGGCGTAGTGGTGTCGTCGAGCCATCGGGAAAAAGGTTAGGGGCACCTGGGGCAATCGGATCTGAGGGATCCGGCGAGTACGCTGATCGGCATGGACGTCTCAGAGGAGCGCATCGCCCTCTTCATGGACTTCGAGAACCTGGCGATCGGAGCCCGCGAGGACCTCGGCGGCGCCCGTTTCGAGATGAAGCCGGTTTCGGATGCGCTTGCCGAGCGGGGGCGTGTCGTCGTGCGGCGTGCCTACGCCGACTGGAACCTCTTCGAGGACTCTCGGCGCATGCTGGCCGAACACCACGTCGAGATGATCGAGATCCCGCAGCGGATGGGAGCGAGCCGCAAGAACGCCGCCGACATCAAGATGGCGGTGGACGCCATCGAGCTCTGCTTCGAGCGGGATTACATCACGACGTATGTGATCGCCACCGGGGACAGCGACTTCACCCCGCTGGTCCACAAGCTGCGTGAGCTGAACCGGAGGGTGGTGGGGATCGGCCTGCGGGCCTCCACATCGGCGATGCTTCCCCCGGCCTGCGACGAGTTCCTCTTCTACGAGACCCTGGACGGTGTCGAGTTGCCGCAGCGGGCCGCCCGCAAGCCGCGCCGAGAGGCGGCGCCCGCCCAGTCGCAGTCGAAGTCCCCCGACGTCGGGGCCGACCTGGAGCGCCTGGTCACCCAGACCCTCTCCGGCCTGCAGCGGTCGGGGAGTGGCGTGGTACTCGCCTCGAGCCTGAAGCGCGCCCTGTTGCGCAAGGACCCGACCTTCTCCGAGGCGGATCACGGATTCCGCACCTTCGGCGAGTTGTTGCGTCACCTCGCCGACCGGGGCGTGGTGGACCTGGCCGAGAGCGGGGCGCGCGGCGATCCCGAGGTCACCTTCAAGGCGTCGGGGGGTCAGGACGAGCACGCCTTCGAGTTGTTGCGTCAGGTGGTGGCCAAGGGGAAGGGCCCGGCGGCACTCTCCGGGCTCAAGGATCGGATCCGCAAGATCGAGCCGGCGTTCTCCGAGAAGGACTACGGCTACGGCGGATTCCTGCAGTTCTCCAAGGCGGCGGCGGCCAGGGGCGTGGTCGAGATGGCCTGGTCCGACGACGCCGAGGAGTACCTGCTCACTCTCCCCGAATGAGCCGGCCCATGGCGCTGGTGCGCGCCGTGCCCGATTCCTTCTCCGACTGCGTGACCGCTGCCCCGCCGGTGCCTCCGCTGGACCCGGTCGTGGCGCGAGAGCAGCACCACTGCTACGCGGCGGCACTGGAGGCGGGGGGCTTCGCAGTCGTCACGATCCCTGGCGACGAGGCCCATCCCGACTCGCCGTTCATCGAGGACACGGCGGTGATCATCGACGATGCCGCCCTCCTCACCCACCCGGGCAACCCCTCCCGACGCGGAGAGGTGGCCGGCACCCAGGAGGCTCTGGCCGGCCTGGTCGCCGTGGAGCGGATGCCGGTCGTCGGAACCCTCGACGGTGGCGACGTGCTCCAGGTGGGCCGGACCGTCCTCATCGGGTTGAGCCGCAGGACCGACCAGGCCGGGGCCGACACCCTCGAGGCGTTCGCCCGGGCGCGCCATCGATCGGTGCGGCGGGTTCCGGTGCGCTCGACCCTGCACTTGAAGTCGGGGTTGTCGGCCGTCGACGACGAGACGGTCCTCTGGCATCCGGCGGCCTGCGACCGGGACCTGCTCGACGGCCTGCGGGTGGTCGAGGTGCCGGGAGACGATCCGGAGGCGGCCAACGTGGTCCGGCTTCCCGACGGCGCCGTCCTGGTCGCCGCACACCAG
This genomic interval carries:
- a CDS encoding PQQ-like beta-propeller repeat protein, yielding MARRHHYASFLTDGGRTRGSVAGFEGDIGIGRLVLPLVIVAFLAVSIYWWGFRDADDDVGRVLTLEDATIPTLLLPAGVAVDDAGLLLAGVSIECETTPEQWPTFQGSGSREGCTDAPTITTPKIMWSQEVGISGWLNSPIVANNTVYVGSAGVLQGVPDRLDGVYAIDLGTGERKAYFQATHDVNGVAFGNGIVVATGDEGRVWGLSASDMELVWEEQLGVAVFGHPLVIDDMVVVGDADGYVTAYEIRTGTRLWQKQVDGAVRGGASTDGEIIVVAGENRDVVAFDLSGEIVWRREVRSQDTAGALARIYAAPTIVGDLVVITLLREDLFAEPAIAALDKATGDEVWRARDAAGLKNDWGNIRSSPAHVGDLLVYGEAYSDRLIALDALSGDTVWDTVTGSYCYPHWPSPVVVSGQVVLPRHDGGLYAVSVVTGQVEWRIFLGDHGGPGTFPPEFGAEFCQWGPEDSYSILSSPAVAPNGVILVGTLEGWLYAIGDRSW
- a CDS encoding NYN domain-containing protein translates to MDVSEERIALFMDFENLAIGAREDLGGARFEMKPVSDALAERGRVVVRRAYADWNLFEDSRRMLAEHHVEMIEIPQRMGASRKNAADIKMAVDAIELCFERDYITTYVIATGDSDFTPLVHKLRELNRRVVGIGLRASTSAMLPPACDEFLFYETLDGVELPQRAARKPRREAAPAQSQSKSPDVGADLERLVTQTLSGLQRSGSGVVLASSLKRALLRKDPTFSEADHGFRTFGELLRHLADRGVVDLAESGARGDPEVTFKASGGQDEHAFELLRQVVAKGKGPAALSGLKDRIRKIEPAFSEKDYGYGGFLQFSKAAAARGVVEMAWSDDAEEYLLTLPE
- a CDS encoding arginine deiminase family protein; the encoded protein is MSRPMALVRAVPDSFSDCVTAAPPVPPLDPVVAREQHHCYAAALEAGGFAVVTIPGDEAHPDSPFIEDTAVIIDDAALLTHPGNPSRRGEVAGTQEALAGLVAVERMPVVGTLDGGDVLQVGRTVLIGLSRRTDQAGADTLEAFARARHRSVRRVPVRSTLHLKSGLSAVDDETVLWHPAACDRDLLDGLRVVEVPGDDPEAANVVRLPDGAVLVAAHQPRSAELVAGLGLRPVAVDVSEFARADGGLTCLSLRMRSVYRA